A section of the Stenotrophomonas sp. 364 genome encodes:
- a CDS encoding site-specific DNA-methyltransferase, which produces MKYEELSRAALIKLLQDHDAERLESGKDGIVLNYTGRTAPWQIARQVKPRMCEINKRASVGDAAEEAVNELWDGENLAAMVTLYKYRGQVDLVLTDPPYNTGEDFRYNDKWDKDPNDPDMGDLVAKDDGSRHSKWLRFMTPRLWMMREMLKPGGVIAICIDHRELYRLGMLMDEIFHEENRLGIINWQKTTPKNQSSKLSLTTEYVLVYAKSAELAKTGLVERSALADARFGNIDNDALSDWKQGDLTGKGASKLANYAIQSPFTGEFHNPGERHWANKRAAMKKWLEEWGVDYEDFDIGDGRGKALALKGWAASTESQRQKLLAKSQSTSSKRLEQGGWPYLYWGVDGQQKPVRKVYKSLVRQGGVPTTFWLDDDEAPPAIDSVSWLRTLSGRSRDGIEELDAVVGKGHNFETVKPLRLIKKIIQIWCRKDGIVLDPFAGSGTTGHAVLELNKEQDASRRFILIEQGNDAKGDNYAKTLTADRIKRVITGKWKSGEREPSGGGFRYFTVRREKVDANAVNALAREEMMDLLLVSYWDRNDKTKSYLRRLPAGGYKHLFAVNNRDEGFFLVWSAPDEPSALTRTVFKEIIQEAKAADLAGRYHVYAALAPYTGNDIEFYQIPDKVLEHIGFNARADAYNNDGGMDAD; this is translated from the coding sequence ATGAAATACGAAGAGCTGTCCCGAGCTGCGCTCATCAAGCTCCTGCAGGATCACGACGCCGAGCGTCTTGAGTCAGGAAAGGATGGCATTGTCCTGAACTACACAGGGCGGACAGCTCCGTGGCAGATCGCACGTCAAGTCAAACCGAGGATGTGCGAGATCAATAAGCGCGCATCTGTTGGGGACGCCGCGGAAGAGGCCGTCAACGAGTTGTGGGATGGTGAAAATCTTGCAGCGATGGTTACGCTCTACAAATACCGTGGCCAAGTGGACTTGGTCTTGACGGACCCGCCGTATAACACAGGCGAGGATTTCCGCTACAACGACAAGTGGGATAAGGATCCAAACGATCCCGACATGGGAGATTTGGTCGCTAAGGACGACGGCTCACGCCACAGCAAATGGCTGCGCTTCATGACTCCTCGTTTGTGGATGATGCGGGAGATGCTGAAGCCCGGCGGCGTGATCGCCATCTGCATTGACCATCGTGAGCTCTACCGATTAGGCATGCTGATGGATGAGATTTTCCACGAGGAGAATCGTCTCGGAATCATCAATTGGCAGAAGACGACGCCCAAGAACCAGTCATCAAAGCTGTCTCTGACGACCGAGTATGTGTTGGTCTATGCCAAGTCCGCGGAGCTCGCAAAAACAGGTTTGGTGGAACGATCGGCACTTGCTGATGCACGCTTCGGTAATATCGACAATGATGCGCTCTCTGACTGGAAGCAAGGCGATTTGACGGGTAAAGGGGCCAGTAAGCTAGCCAATTATGCTATCCAATCACCGTTCACTGGTGAGTTTCACAACCCAGGCGAACGTCACTGGGCGAACAAGCGGGCCGCCATGAAGAAATGGCTGGAAGAGTGGGGCGTTGACTACGAAGACTTCGATATTGGGGACGGGCGGGGCAAGGCTCTCGCACTGAAGGGGTGGGCGGCGTCAACCGAAAGCCAGCGACAGAAGTTACTTGCGAAGTCCCAAAGCACTTCATCGAAGCGCCTGGAGCAAGGCGGGTGGCCGTATCTTTATTGGGGTGTGGATGGCCAGCAGAAGCCAGTTCGTAAGGTCTACAAGAGCTTGGTTCGTCAGGGTGGGGTTCCAACAACATTCTGGCTCGATGATGATGAAGCTCCCCCCGCCATCGATTCGGTCTCGTGGTTGCGAACACTAAGTGGCAGGTCCCGTGATGGTATCGAGGAGCTGGATGCGGTTGTGGGTAAAGGACATAACTTCGAAACCGTGAAGCCGCTGCGTCTTATCAAGAAAATCATCCAAATTTGGTGTCGGAAGGACGGCATCGTGCTAGACCCTTTCGCAGGATCTGGAACGACTGGACATGCCGTTTTGGAGCTAAACAAAGAGCAGGATGCAAGTAGGCGGTTCATCCTCATCGAACAGGGCAACGATGCCAAAGGCGATAACTACGCTAAGACGCTGACCGCAGATCGCATCAAGCGTGTTATTACAGGGAAATGGAAGTCTGGGGAAAGAGAGCCCTCGGGAGGCGGTTTCCGCTACTTCACTGTCAGGCGCGAGAAGGTCGATGCCAATGCAGTGAATGCTCTGGCCCGCGAAGAGATGATGGACCTGCTCTTGGTGAGCTATTGGGATCGCAACGATAAGACCAAGTCATACCTTCGGCGGCTTCCTGCGGGCGGTTATAAGCACCTATTTGCTGTCAACAACCGCGACGAGGGTTTCTTCTTGGTGTGGAGTGCGCCTGATGAACCCTCAGCTCTGACGCGGACTGTCTTCAAGGAGATCATCCAAGAAGCCAAGGCTGCCGATTTGGCAGGCCGTTACCACGTCTACGCCGCGCTGGCTCCTTACACCGGCAACGATATTGAGTTCTATCAGATTCCCGACAAGGTGCTGGAGCACATTGGTTTCAACGCCCGGGCAGATGCTTACAACAACGATGGTGGCATGGATGCAGATTGA
- a CDS encoding BLUF domain-containing protein — MPLQSIAYVSNASPSLSLRHLSGLVLDAAAYNEMASLTGVLLYDGERFLQMLEGPEDAIAPAYDRIRCAKSHSGITELGRRNGGERHFPWWSMHLVVVSRVDLRIALSSDWRGLAQRRVEDVYQVPMGLDRLVALVLTAGD; from the coding sequence AACGCTTCCCCTAGCCTGTCCCTTAGGCATTTATCGGGACTCGTTCTGGATGCCGCTGCGTATAACGAAATGGCGAGCCTCACCGGCGTCCTGCTCTACGACGGTGAACGATTCCTGCAGATGCTTGAGGGGCCTGAGGACGCCATCGCTCCGGCGTATGATCGTATCCGTTGCGCAAAGAGCCACAGTGGCATTACAGAGTTGGGTCGCCGCAATGGCGGGGAGCGCCACTTCCCGTGGTGGTCTATGCACTTGGTTGTGGTCAGCCGGGTCGACCTAAGAATTGCCCTATCAAGTGATTGGCGGGGACTTGCGCAACGAAGAGTGGAAGATGTCTACCAGGTTCCTATGGGTCTGGACCGCTTAGTTGCGCTTGTCCTGACCGCGGGAGACTGA